From a single Streptomyces sp. NBC_01264 genomic region:
- a CDS encoding immune inhibitor A domain-containing protein, translated as MTSNSARRRALRAAAIGVTLAATAATGAAFTMATADPGAKVSAADRQDPTAPSKEQVQHNLEGPFSKQQEQARKAALEQVLSGKKGVEQRGASKVVKLDDKKYVELGREKTDKIFTILVDFGDQVDSTTMFDPDGAGPKPPVPKYGGNPGPQHNQIAQPDRAVNNSTAWRKDFNRAYFQDLYFGTGKGKNSLKTYYEKTSSGRYSVEGEVADWVKVPYNEARYGSNYCGSSNCSNVWDTVKDGVTAWAEGQKKAGKTDAQIKAQLAQYDLWDRYDFDGDGNFNEPDGYIDHFQIVHAGEDESAGGGVQGPNALWAHRWYAYGTEAGKNGPANNKAGGTQIGNTGIWVGDYTMQPENGGLGVFAHEYGHDLGLPDLYDTSGGGENSVGFWSLMSAGSWLGNGKDSIGDLPGDMTAWDKFQLGWLNYDTAKAATKSTHKLGVSEYNTKDKQALVVELPKKKVTTEIVAPAEGASQWWSNMGDDLKNTLTRSVDLTGKSSAALSLKGWWDIEAEYDFLYTEVSTDGGATWTALAGTADGVAIPVDASNSPSLTGVSGGWKNLAYSLNAYAGKKVDLRFRYQTDGGAGGKGFTGDALSITADGSTLFTDGAENGDNGWTGKGFSRVGSGFTKEYAQYYLAENRRYVSYDKTLKVGPYNFGFANTKPNWVEHYAYQDGLLIWQWDTSQKDNNTSQHPGAGLILPIDANAKPMKWSDGTLLRNKIQPYDAAFSAYKTDAITLHKNGQELFLKPKPAQLVFDDHKGKYFYDENPTGSVKTTDTNTKIKVVKETYDGLVMTVEVGPSVK; from the coding sequence GTGACCAGCAACTCGGCCAGAAGACGAGCGCTGCGCGCCGCCGCAATCGGCGTGACCCTGGCAGCGACGGCGGCCACCGGAGCCGCCTTCACGATGGCCACGGCAGACCCGGGTGCGAAGGTGTCTGCCGCGGACCGCCAGGACCCGACCGCTCCCTCGAAGGAGCAGGTCCAGCACAACCTCGAAGGCCCGTTCAGCAAGCAGCAGGAGCAGGCCCGCAAGGCTGCCCTGGAGCAGGTGCTGAGCGGCAAGAAGGGCGTCGAGCAGCGGGGCGCCTCCAAGGTCGTCAAGCTCGACGACAAGAAGTACGTCGAGCTCGGCCGCGAGAAGACCGACAAGATCTTCACGATCCTCGTCGACTTCGGCGACCAGGTGGACAGCACCACCATGTTCGACCCGGACGGCGCCGGCCCCAAGCCGCCCGTGCCCAAGTACGGCGGCAACCCGGGCCCGCAGCACAACCAGATCGCCCAGCCCGACCGTGCGGTGAACAACAGCACGGCCTGGCGCAAGGACTTCAACCGCGCGTACTTCCAGGACCTGTACTTCGGTACCGGCAAGGGCAAGAACTCGCTGAAGACCTACTACGAGAAGACCTCCTCGGGCCGTTACTCGGTCGAGGGCGAGGTCGCCGACTGGGTCAAGGTCCCGTACAACGAGGCCCGCTACGGCTCGAACTACTGCGGCTCCAGCAACTGCTCCAACGTCTGGGACACGGTCAAGGACGGCGTGACCGCCTGGGCCGAGGGCCAGAAGAAGGCCGGCAAGACCGACGCCCAGATCAAGGCGCAGCTCGCCCAGTACGACCTCTGGGACCGCTACGACTTCGACGGCGACGGCAACTTCAACGAGCCCGACGGCTACATCGACCACTTCCAGATCGTCCACGCGGGCGAGGACGAGTCGGCTGGCGGCGGCGTGCAGGGCCCCAACGCCCTGTGGGCCCACCGCTGGTACGCCTACGGGACCGAGGCCGGCAAGAACGGCCCCGCGAACAACAAGGCCGGCGGCACCCAGATCGGCAACACCGGCATCTGGGTCGGCGACTACACGATGCAGCCGGAGAACGGCGGCCTCGGCGTGTTCGCGCACGAGTACGGCCACGACCTGGGCCTCCCGGACCTCTACGACACCTCCGGTGGCGGCGAGAACTCGGTCGGTTTCTGGTCCCTGATGTCGGCCGGCTCCTGGCTCGGCAACGGCAAGGACTCCATAGGCGACCTCCCGGGCGACATGACCGCCTGGGACAAGTTCCAGCTGGGCTGGCTGAACTACGACACGGCCAAGGCCGCGACGAAGTCCACCCACAAGCTGGGCGTCTCGGAGTACAACACCAAGGACAAGCAGGCGCTCGTCGTCGAGCTGCCGAAGAAGAAGGTCACCACCGAGATCGTCGCTCCCGCCGAGGGTGCTTCGCAGTGGTGGAGCAACATGGGTGACGACCTCAAGAACACCCTCACCCGCTCGGTCGACCTGACCGGCAAGTCCTCCGCGGCCCTGTCGCTCAAGGGCTGGTGGGACATCGAGGCGGAGTACGACTTCCTGTACACCGAGGTCTCCACCGACGGCGGCGCCACCTGGACCGCGCTCGCCGGCACCGCCGACGGCGTGGCCATCCCGGTCGACGCCTCCAACAGCCCCTCGCTCACCGGTGTCTCGGGCGGCTGGAAGAACCTGGCCTACTCGCTGAACGCGTACGCGGGCAAGAAGGTCGACCTCCGCTTCCGCTACCAGACGGACGGCGGCGCGGGCGGCAAGGGCTTCACGGGCGACGCGCTCAGCATCACGGCGGACGGCTCCACGCTGTTCACCGACGGTGCCGAGAACGGCGACAACGGCTGGACCGGCAAGGGCTTCTCCCGCGTCGGCTCCGGCTTCACCAAGGAGTACGCCCAGTACTACCTGGCCGAGAACCGCCGCTACGTCTCGTACGACAAGACCCTCAAGGTCGGTCCGTACAACTTCGGCTTCGCCAACACGAAGCCGAACTGGGTCGAGCACTACGCCTACCAGGACGGCCTCCTGATCTGGCAGTGGGACACCTCCCAGAAGGACAACAACACCAGCCAGCACCCCGGCGCCGGTCTGATCCTTCCGATCGACGCCAACGCCAAGCCGATGAAGTGGTCGGACGGCACCCTGCTGCGCAACAAGATCCAGCCGTACGACGCCGCCTTCAGCGCGTACAAGACGGATGCGATCACCCTGCACAAGAACGGCCAGGAGCTCTTCCTGAAGCCCAAGCCCGCGCAGCTCGTCTTCGACGACCACAAGGGCAAGTACTTCTACGACGAGAACCCGACCGGCTCGGTGAAGACCACTGACACCAACACCAAGATCAAGGTCGTGAAGGAGACCTACGACGGTCTCGTCATGACGGTCGAGGTCGGTCCCTCCGTTAAGTAA
- a CDS encoding RDD family protein, whose amino-acid sequence MSTDQPPGQPPEDDPFLKKPQEPTPPPSGGSPYGSPPAGAGGGGGFPPPPPGGGGGYPPPPPPGGGGYPPPPPPYGGGGNDPYGGGGGYGMPDPLAGMPPLADFGKRLAARIIDLLIIAVPLFVIQLIVGDRNRYTVKTNEGEDVTEVITKSYSGSGLVMTLISIVAYVGYDWWFVKKNGQTLGKKWMGLRVAMLNDGSVPQSGAALSRSAVLWLPTLICCFCLWPIALVISMLVDKPYKQGLHDKVAKTVVVQAT is encoded by the coding sequence ATGAGCACCGACCAGCCGCCGGGCCAGCCGCCCGAGGACGACCCGTTCCTCAAGAAGCCCCAGGAGCCGACGCCTCCGCCGTCGGGCGGTTCGCCGTACGGCTCACCGCCCGCGGGCGCGGGCGGAGGCGGAGGCTTCCCTCCACCGCCGCCCGGAGGCGGAGGGGGCTACCCTCCGCCGCCCCCGCCCGGGGGAGGGGGCTACCCGCCCCCGCCGCCCCCGTACGGCGGAGGCGGCAACGACCCGTACGGCGGGGGTGGCGGCTACGGCATGCCCGACCCGCTCGCCGGGATGCCCCCGCTCGCCGACTTCGGCAAGCGGCTCGCCGCCCGCATCATCGACCTGCTGATCATCGCCGTCCCGCTGTTCGTCATCCAGCTGATCGTCGGTGACCGCAACCGGTACACGGTGAAGACGAACGAGGGCGAGGACGTCACCGAGGTCATCACCAAGTCCTACAGCGGCAGCGGACTGGTCATGACGCTCATCTCGATCGTGGCCTACGTGGGCTACGACTGGTGGTTCGTCAAGAAGAACGGCCAGACCCTCGGCAAGAAGTGGATGGGCCTGCGCGTCGCGATGCTCAACGACGGCAGCGTCCCGCAGTCCGGGGCCGCCCTCTCCCGCTCCGCCGTGCTCTGGCTGCCGACGCTGATCTGCTGCTTCTGCCTGTGGCCGATCGCGCTCGTCATCTCCATGCTCGTCGACAAGCCCTACAAGCAGGGTCTGCACGACAAGGTGGCCAAGACCGTGGTGGTCCAGGCGACCTAG
- a CDS encoding RDD family protein — translation MTASPGDGEHAAREGYYPDPSIPGYVRFWNGLNWVPGTSRPAAPADETGPVFLDQTGMSEALREPARPERGPEPRPAPAPAPAPASWPEPAGSVAAPAARSEVESCARSASRSDFASWPEAGSGSGSASADAASGHASGYVPGAEPASEPGSASASASAEWQADPLHQSGFGGPRDRRVSWGHEEEAAAARPGGISLARTPVPAPTPHQAPAPAHAQARAQLQAQAQAPAHRSAQGQAQAQAPVQAQVSHQAPAPAQAQASAESQASAQLQDQAQAPVQAQVSPQALRLAQAQAHRSAQAPARQSAAAAPVSAALPAQAPGSAAPGGLGILSAPSPVAAHAAASAPAAAQAPDPVWPGAPGSPASDPGPVERVRRAERPAPAVPAEPARRGAPVEQQADRAERAGAAPAPAPRPERTGRAVFERMAERAVRPAGLVRRATARLLDSLVYAAVATGVALPLLPGATAHVQAKVDAARAGGRTTTVWLLDGTTAGSLGLVLGAVLLFGVFYEALPTARWGRTPGKKLLGVRVLATATLRPPRFGAALRRWLVYALLGLPGALWALADRQRRRTLHDRAARTYVAR, via the coding sequence TTGACGGCCTCCCCTGGTGACGGCGAGCACGCGGCCCGCGAGGGCTACTACCCCGATCCGTCCATCCCCGGGTACGTCAGGTTCTGGAACGGCCTGAACTGGGTTCCCGGTACGAGCCGCCCCGCGGCCCCTGCCGACGAGACGGGTCCCGTGTTCCTCGACCAGACGGGCATGAGCGAGGCGCTGCGCGAGCCGGCGCGGCCCGAACGCGGGCCGGAGCCCCGGCCCGCACCGGCCCCGGCCCCGGCGCCCGCGTCCTGGCCGGAACCCGCCGGCTCCGTGGCGGCTCCGGCCGCGCGGTCCGAGGTGGAGTCGTGTGCGCGGTCCGCGTCGCGGTCGGACTTCGCGTCCTGGCCGGAGGCCGGGTCCGGGTCCGGGTCCGCGTCCGCGGACGCGGCGTCCGGACACGCGTCGGGATACGTCCCGGGAGCGGAGCCGGCCTCCGAGCCCGGCTCCGCGTCCGCGTCCGCCTCCGCGGAATGGCAGGCCGACCCGCTCCACCAGTCCGGGTTCGGCGGGCCGCGCGACCGCCGGGTGTCCTGGGGCCACGAGGAAGAGGCGGCCGCCGCCCGCCCCGGCGGGATCTCCCTGGCCCGCACGCCGGTACCGGCCCCCACTCCGCACCAGGCACCCGCACCGGCCCATGCCCAGGCACGGGCCCAGCTACAGGCACAGGCGCAGGCACCGGCTCACCGCTCGGCGCAGGGGCAGGCGCAGGCCCAGGCACCCGTCCAGGCCCAGGTATCGCACCAGGCACCCGCACCGGCCCAGGCCCAGGCATCGGCCGAGTCCCAGGCATCGGCCCAGCTACAGGACCAGGCCCAGGCGCCCGTCCAGGCCCAGGTGTCGCCCCAGGCACTCCGGCTGGCGCAGGCGCAGGCCCACCGCTCGGCGCAGGCACCGGCCCGGCAGTCGGCGGCGGCAGCCCCCGTGTCGGCCGCCCTGCCCGCGCAGGCGCCCGGGTCCGCGGCCCCGGGCGGGCTCGGCATCCTCTCGGCGCCCTCCCCGGTCGCGGCCCACGCCGCTGCCTCGGCCCCGGCTGCCGCGCAGGCCCCCGACCCCGTGTGGCCCGGCGCCCCGGGTTCGCCCGCCTCGGATCCGGGGCCGGTGGAGCGGGTGCGCCGCGCCGAGCGCCCGGCCCCGGCCGTCCCGGCGGAGCCCGCCCGGCGCGGGGCCCCCGTAGAGCAGCAGGCGGATCGTGCGGAGCGGGCCGGGGCCGCGCCGGCTCCCGCCCCGCGTCCCGAGCGGACCGGACGCGCGGTGTTCGAGCGGATGGCGGAGCGGGCCGTGCGCCCCGCCGGGCTCGTGCGCCGCGCGACGGCCCGGCTGCTGGACTCCCTCGTGTACGCCGCCGTCGCGACCGGGGTGGCGCTGCCCCTCCTGCCGGGGGCGACCGCACACGTCCAGGCCAAGGTCGACGCCGCCCGGGCGGGCGGCCGGACCACCACCGTGTGGCTGCTCGACGGGACCACCGCGGGTTCGCTGGGCCTCGTACTGGGCGCCGTCCTCCTCTTCGGCGTCTTCTACGAAGCCCTGCCCACCGCCCGTTGGGGCCGCACCCCGGGCAAGAAGCTGCTCGGCGTACGGGTCCTGGCCACCGCCACGCTGCGCCCGCCCCGCTTCGGCGCGGCACTGCGCCGCTGGCTCGTATACGCCCTCCTGGGCCTCCCGGGGGCCCTGTGGGCCCTCGCGGACCGTCAGCGCCGCCGGACCCTCCACGACCGCGCCGCACGCACGTACGTGGCCCGCTAG
- a CDS encoding SsgA family sporulation/cell division regulator codes for MQHPVVERELELKLVLSPERSVPVPARLLYLTDDPYAVHITFHTGSSTPVNWTFARELLVEGVFRPCGHGDVRIWPTKVGQQAVLCMALSSPDGDALLEAPAVSVSAWLERTLRIVPPGTEADRLGLDAALAELLTPTPADELWMRDPWPSDESADGEL; via the coding sequence ATGCAGCACCCCGTCGTCGAGCGCGAGCTGGAACTGAAGCTGGTCCTGTCCCCCGAACGCAGCGTGCCTGTCCCCGCCCGCCTGCTGTACCTGACGGACGACCCGTACGCCGTGCACATCACCTTCCACACCGGCTCCAGCACCCCGGTCAACTGGACCTTCGCCCGCGAGCTGCTGGTCGAGGGCGTGTTCCGTCCGTGCGGCCACGGAGACGTGCGCATCTGGCCCACGAAGGTCGGCCAGCAGGCCGTCCTGTGCATGGCGCTCAGCTCCCCCGACGGCGACGCCCTGCTGGAGGCCCCCGCCGTGTCCGTGTCGGCCTGGCTGGAGCGGACCCTGCGGATCGTGCCGCCCGGCACCGAGGCCGACCGGCTCGGCCTGGACGCGGCACTGGCCGAGCTGCTCACCCCGACGCCGGCCGACGAGCTGTGGATGCGCGACCCGTGGCCGTCGGACGAGTCCGCGGACGGGGAGCTGTGA
- a CDS encoding FAD-binding oxidoreductase: MADDVSRALHDRLLEGLPPEALLTDPQVTASYATDMASFCAAGTPAAVVLPRTVEQVQHVMRTAHALRVPVVPQGARTGLSGAANASDGCVVLSLVKMDRILEIDTVDRIAVVEPGVVNAVLSRAVAERGLHYPPDPSSWEQCTIGGNIGTAAGGLCCVKYGVTAEYVLGLDVVLADGRLLRTGRRTAKGVAGYDLTRLFVGSEGSLGIVVGAVLALRPAPPRQLALAAEFPSAAAACAAVCAVMEAGLTPSLLELMDRTTVRAVNALGKMGLPETTEALLVAAFDSPHPTEDLAAVGELCAAAGASAVVFAEDAAESELLLQARRMALPALEALRPATMIDDVCVPRTRLAEMLDGTAAIARTHDLLIGVCAHAGDGNTHPIVCFDPADEDEARRARASFEEIMALGLELGGTITGEHGVGVLKKEWLARELGPVGMEMQRAVKQAFDPEGLLNPGKLF, encoded by the coding sequence ATGGCTGACGACGTATCACGCGCGCTCCACGACCGGCTCCTCGAAGGACTTCCGCCCGAGGCCCTGCTCACCGACCCTCAGGTGACCGCCTCCTACGCCACCGACATGGCGAGCTTCTGCGCGGCCGGCACCCCGGCCGCCGTGGTGCTGCCCCGGACCGTCGAACAGGTCCAGCACGTCATGCGCACCGCCCACGCGCTCCGCGTCCCCGTGGTCCCCCAGGGGGCCCGCACGGGCCTGTCGGGCGCGGCCAACGCCTCCGACGGCTGCGTCGTGCTGTCCCTCGTCAAGATGGACCGGATCCTGGAGATCGACACCGTCGACCGGATCGCCGTCGTCGAACCGGGCGTCGTCAACGCCGTCCTCTCGCGCGCCGTCGCCGAGCGCGGCCTGCACTACCCGCCGGACCCCTCCAGCTGGGAGCAGTGCACCATCGGCGGGAACATCGGCACCGCCGCCGGCGGTCTGTGCTGCGTCAAGTACGGGGTCACCGCCGAGTACGTCCTCGGCCTCGACGTGGTCCTCGCCGACGGCAGGCTCCTGCGGACCGGCCGGCGCACCGCCAAGGGCGTCGCGGGGTACGACCTCACCCGCCTGTTCGTCGGCTCCGAAGGCAGCCTCGGCATCGTCGTCGGGGCCGTCCTCGCCCTGCGCCCGGCCCCGCCCCGCCAGCTCGCCCTCGCCGCCGAGTTCCCCTCGGCCGCGGCCGCCTGCGCGGCCGTCTGCGCCGTCATGGAGGCCGGCCTGACGCCCTCGCTGCTCGAGCTGATGGACCGTACGACCGTCCGCGCCGTCAACGCGCTCGGCAAGATGGGCCTGCCCGAGACCACCGAGGCGCTGCTGGTCGCCGCCTTCGACAGCCCGCACCCGACCGAGGACCTGGCCGCCGTGGGGGAGCTGTGCGCCGCCGCCGGGGCGAGCGCCGTCGTGTTCGCCGAGGACGCCGCGGAGTCCGAACTGCTCCTCCAGGCCCGCCGGATGGCCCTGCCCGCCCTGGAGGCCCTGCGGCCCGCGACGATGATCGACGACGTGTGCGTACCGCGGACCCGGCTCGCCGAGATGCTGGACGGGACCGCCGCCATCGCCCGTACGCACGACCTGCTCATCGGGGTCTGCGCGCACGCCGGCGACGGGAACACCCACCCCATCGTCTGCTTCGACCCCGCCGACGAGGACGAGGCCCGGCGGGCCCGCGCGTCCTTCGAGGAGATCATGGCGCTGGGACTCGAACTGGGCGGGACGATCACAGGGGAGCACGGGGTCGGCGTCCTGAAGAAGGAGTGGCTCGCCCGCGAACTCGGCCCGGTGGGAATGGAGATGCAGCGCGCCGTCAAACAGGCCTTCGACCCGGAGGGGCTGCTCAACCCGGGCAAGCTGTTCTGA
- a CDS encoding tetratricopeptide repeat protein has translation MTVGAIGVNTPATLFGHLGELFILTHSDSMDPLRDASVSRERQHQAAPPVTFTGRKTLVAAAALVVLIAGALLIRPARTGDDARPPEPSERARAAVGMGAPAAAVDLSALVSDREKWVAEHPDDEASWAVLGAAYLEQARRTADPVWYPKAEGALKRSLELRPAEKGNFDAMTGMGTLANARRDFGTGKKWGELVRAQAPKRWTAYPVLVDAYGGLGDYKAAQGAMERLVDLRPGLAAFTKASQVYRDRGWREDAAMSMEHAGGAAKAPAEKAYVLFRLGELAWERGDDAEALKQYEAALRTDPGLAAALGGRARVLAALGRGGEAVRDYRLALGRSSVPSLSLELGELLESLGRGEEARAVYDGIAAQAARSGVNEELLLGRFEADHGDPTAAVRRLTAEWARHKSLPVADALGWALHKTGDDTAALEYAKKATEQGLRLAEFSYHRAVIERGLGDEAGARRHLEEALRTNPGFSPVRAPLAKQALASIGKPPAGGPENMEPTKPWVAPELPKAKPVPKP, from the coding sequence GTGACAGTCGGGGCCATCGGTGTGAACACGCCCGCGACGCTCTTCGGACACCTCGGCGAACTCTTCATATTGACGCACAGTGACTCCATGGACCCTCTGCGCGACGCATCCGTCTCCCGGGAGAGGCAGCACCAGGCTGCCCCGCCCGTGACCTTCACCGGCCGCAAGACGCTCGTGGCGGCGGCGGCCCTGGTCGTCCTGATCGCCGGGGCCCTGCTGATCCGGCCCGCCCGCACGGGCGACGACGCCCGCCCGCCGGAGCCCAGCGAGCGGGCCCGCGCGGCGGTCGGGATGGGCGCGCCGGCGGCGGCGGTGGACCTGTCGGCGCTGGTCTCCGACCGGGAGAAGTGGGTCGCGGAGCACCCGGACGACGAGGCCTCGTGGGCGGTGCTCGGGGCGGCGTACCTGGAGCAGGCCCGGCGGACGGCCGATCCCGTCTGGTACCCGAAGGCGGAGGGCGCCCTGAAGCGCTCGCTGGAGCTGCGCCCGGCGGAGAAGGGCAACTTCGACGCGATGACGGGCATGGGCACCCTGGCCAACGCCCGGCGGGACTTCGGGACCGGGAAGAAGTGGGGCGAGCTCGTACGGGCGCAGGCGCCGAAGCGGTGGACGGCGTACCCCGTGCTCGTGGACGCGTACGGCGGTCTCGGGGACTACAAGGCGGCGCAGGGCGCGATGGAGCGCCTGGTGGACCTGCGGCCGGGTCTGGCGGCCTTCACGAAGGCCTCCCAGGTGTACCGGGACCGGGGCTGGCGCGAGGACGCGGCCATGTCCATGGAGCACGCGGGGGGCGCGGCGAAGGCCCCGGCGGAGAAGGCGTACGTACTGTTCCGGCTCGGGGAGCTGGCGTGGGAGCGCGGGGACGACGCGGAGGCCCTGAAGCAGTACGAGGCCGCGCTGCGCACCGATCCGGGTCTGGCGGCGGCGCTGGGCGGGCGGGCGCGGGTGCTGGCGGCGCTGGGCCGCGGTGGTGAGGCCGTACGGGACTACCGGCTGGCGCTGGGCCGATCCTCGGTGCCGTCGCTGTCGCTGGAGCTGGGCGAGCTGCTGGAGTCGCTGGGCCGGGGCGAGGAGGCGAGGGCGGTGTACGACGGGATCGCGGCGCAGGCCGCCCGGAGCGGGGTGAACGAGGAGCTGCTGCTGGGCCGCTTCGAGGCCGACCACGGCGATCCGACGGCGGCCGTACGGCGCCTCACGGCGGAGTGGGCCCGGCACAAGAGCCTGCCGGTGGCGGACGCGCTGGGATGGGCGCTGCACAAGACGGGCGACGACACGGCGGCGCTGGAGTACGCGAAGAAGGCCACGGAGCAGGGGCTGCGGCTCGCGGAGTTCTCGTACCACCGGGCGGTGATCGAGCGGGGCCTGGGCGACGAGGCCGGGGCCCGGCGGCACCTGGAGGAGGCGCTGCGGACGAACCCGGGCTTCTCCCCGGTACGGGCGCCCCTGGCGAAGCAGGCCCTGGCGTCGATCGGCAAGCCCCCGGCGGGCGGCCCGGAGAACATGGAGCCCACCAAGCCGTGGGTGGCCCCGGAACTCCCCAAGGCGAAGCCCGTCCCGAAGCCGTAG
- the hppD gene encoding 4-hydroxyphenylpyruvate dioxygenase — MTETQPLETAPRTAAKADPFPVKGMDAVVFAVGNAKQAAHYYSTAFGMKLVAYSGPENGTRETASYVLTNGGARFVLTSVIKASTDRGRFLAEHVADHGDGVVDLAIEVPDVKAAYAYAVEHGARGLDEPYELTDEHGTVRLAAIATYGQTRHTLVERGDYTGPYLPGFVSVAPMVEPPAKRTFQAIDHCVGNVELGRMNEWVAFYNKVMGFTNMKEFVGDDIATEYSALMSKVVADGTLKVKFPINEPAIAKKKSQIDEYLEFYGGAGVQHIALATNDIVGTVRSMRAAGVTFLDTPDSYYDTLGEWAGETRVPVETLRELKILVDRDEDGYLLQIFTKPVQDRPTVFFEMIERHGSMGFGKGNFKALFEAIEREQEKRGNL, encoded by the coding sequence ATGACTGAGACCCAGCCGCTCGAGACCGCACCGCGCACCGCCGCCAAGGCCGATCCGTTCCCCGTCAAGGGCATGGACGCGGTCGTCTTCGCAGTGGGCAACGCCAAGCAGGCCGCGCACTACTACTCGACCGCCTTCGGCATGAAGCTCGTCGCCTACTCCGGACCGGAGAACGGCACGCGCGAGACGGCCAGCTACGTCCTCACCAACGGCGGCGCGCGGTTCGTCCTCACCTCGGTCATCAAGGCCTCCACCGACCGCGGCCGCTTCCTCGCCGAGCACGTCGCCGACCACGGCGACGGCGTCGTCGACCTGGCGATCGAGGTCCCCGACGTGAAGGCGGCCTACGCCTACGCCGTCGAGCACGGCGCGCGCGGCCTGGACGAGCCGTACGAGCTCACCGACGAGCACGGCACCGTGCGGCTCGCGGCGATCGCCACCTACGGCCAGACCCGGCACACCCTGGTCGAGCGCGGCGACTACACCGGCCCCTACCTGCCCGGCTTCGTCTCCGTCGCCCCGATGGTCGAGCCCCCGGCCAAGCGCACCTTCCAGGCCATCGACCACTGCGTGGGCAACGTCGAGCTCGGCCGGATGAACGAGTGGGTGGCGTTCTACAACAAGGTCATGGGCTTCACGAACATGAAGGAGTTCGTGGGCGACGACATCGCGACCGAGTACTCGGCGCTGATGTCGAAGGTCGTCGCGGACGGCACCCTGAAGGTGAAGTTCCCGATCAACGAGCCGGCGATCGCGAAGAAGAAGTCGCAGATCGACGAGTACCTGGAGTTCTACGGCGGCGCCGGTGTCCAGCACATCGCGCTGGCCACGAACGACATCGTCGGCACGGTGCGGTCGATGCGGGCCGCCGGTGTGACCTTCCTGGACACCCCGGACTCCTACTACGACACCCTCGGCGAGTGGGCGGGCGAGACCCGGGTCCCCGTAGAGACCCTGCGCGAGCTGAAGATCCTCGTCGACCGCGACGAGGACGGCTACCTGCTGCAGATCTTCACCAAGCCGGTCCAGGACCGCCCGACGGTCTTCTTCGAGATGATCGAGCGGCACGGATCGATGGGCTTCGGCAAGGGCAACTTCAAGGCCCTGTTCGAGGCGATCGAGCGGGAGCAGGAGAAGAGGGGCAACCTCTAG
- a CDS encoding Lrp/AsnC family transcriptional regulator: MGIDELDGRLIVLLAREPRIGVLEVSRRLGVARGTAQARLDRLQSNGVIRGFGPQVDPAALGYPVTAFATLEIKQGQGADVRAHLDGVPEVLELHTTTGHGDMLCRLVARSNADLQRVIDRVVAFDGIVRASTAIVMENPVPLRIIPLVEQAAADY, from the coding sequence ATGGGAATCGACGAACTCGACGGCCGGCTCATCGTCCTGCTCGCCCGGGAGCCCCGGATCGGGGTTCTGGAGGTCTCGCGCCGGCTCGGCGTGGCACGCGGTACGGCGCAGGCCCGGCTGGACCGGCTTCAGTCGAACGGAGTCATCCGGGGGTTCGGCCCGCAGGTGGATCCGGCGGCCCTCGGGTACCCGGTGACGGCCTTCGCGACGCTGGAGATCAAACAGGGGCAAGGAGCGGACGTACGGGCCCACTTGGACGGGGTTCCGGAGGTGCTGGAGCTGCACACGACGACCGGTCACGGGGACATGCTGTGCCGGCTCGTGGCCCGGTCCAACGCGGATCTCCAGCGGGTGATCGACCGAGTTGTCGCGTTTGATGGGATCGTGAGGGCTTCGACCGCGATTGTCATGGAAAACCCCGTACCCTTGCGGATCATCCCCCTGGTCGAACAGGCGGCCGCGGACTACTGA
- a CDS encoding ABC transporter permease: MGRNPVSPERPPGEHELKGHVFRDPEEPEPGVEVMASTTPPRPGSRLTWSRLVTLPIVLALVLLATYLWITNATLDTIAENSLKDGNVELRLWQHVQLTAISTFWVLVIAIPLGIALTRRGLRRAAPLVTAIANIGQATPAIGLLALLVIWLGIGPSTAIIGMVAYAVLPVLSNTVAGLRGIDPQLVEASSMGTLMKAELPLAVPLILAGVRTALVLNVGTATLATFGGGGGLGDLITSGIQTQRMPVLVLGSVLTVALALFVDWLASLAETVLTPRGLEA; encoded by the coding sequence CTGGGCCGGAACCCGGTCTCCCCCGAACGCCCGCCCGGCGAGCACGAACTCAAGGGCCACGTCTTCCGGGACCCGGAGGAACCCGAGCCCGGCGTGGAGGTCATGGCCTCCACCACGCCGCCCCGCCCCGGGAGCCGGCTCACCTGGTCCCGGCTGGTGACCCTGCCGATCGTGCTGGCGCTGGTGCTGCTGGCCACGTACCTGTGGATCACCAACGCCACCCTGGACACGATCGCCGAGAACTCCCTCAAGGACGGCAACGTCGAGCTCCGGCTGTGGCAGCACGTACAGCTCACCGCCATCTCCACCTTCTGGGTGCTGGTCATCGCGATCCCGCTCGGCATCGCCCTGACCCGCCGCGGCCTTCGCCGGGCGGCCCCGCTGGTCACCGCGATCGCCAACATCGGGCAGGCCACCCCGGCCATCGGACTGCTGGCCCTGCTGGTCATCTGGCTCGGCATCGGCCCCTCGACGGCGATCATCGGCATGGTCGCCTACGCCGTCCTGCCCGTGCTGTCCAACACCGTCGCGGGGCTGCGCGGTATCGACCCCCAGCTGGTGGAGGCCTCCTCCATGGGAACCCTGATGAAGGCGGAACTGCCGCTGGCCGTCCCGCTGATCCTGGCGGGCGTCCGGACGGCCCTCGTCCTCAACGTCGGCACCGCGACCCTGGCCACCTTCGGCGGCGGCGGGGGCCTCGGCGACCTGATCACCTCCGGGATCCAGACGCAGCGGATGCCGGTGCTGGTGCTGGGCTCGGTGCTGACGGTGGCGCTGGCGCTGTTCGTGGACTGGCTGGCCTCCCTGGCCGAGACGGTCCTGACCCCGCGCGGGCTGGAGGCGTAG